In Chitinophagaceae bacterium, the DNA window TGGGATAAAAAGAAAAAATGGACCCGCGGAAAGTTTGAAGATGATTTTGAAAGTGCGGCCTACAACGGTCAAATTCAATTTAATTATGTAAAAAAAGCTTGGAAAGAAGCCTCAGAGATAGATTTTTCAGATATAAAAATAGATTACGTCTACAATCAGTTTGATTTCACCCGGGTTTTTTGTGACCCTGAGTTTACTGAAGGGATTTTAAATGCCAGAACCTCCTCCCCTGCTCATGGCGTTGCTTTTTATAAAGGAACCAAAGAAGGCCCGGGCATGCCTAAGCCTCTTACAATTCTGGCGAGCATGCTCGCAAATGGCATCCGAAAATATGAATTCGTTAAAAGTCGTTTTCAGTCGGAAAAGAAAAGAAAGTTAATCGAAGATAAATACAAATGGCAAGGGAATAAACAAATTTTATCTGAAACCGGAGAGCAAAAAATTCTGGGCACTTCTAAAATAAACAAGCTAATAATACCTTCATGGGCGGATCCGACCATTCGAATTTTAAAAAAACAGTTTAAAAAAGGAAGTCTTAGCAAAAACCCCTGGATACCGCGAGTTTTACCTTTACAGATATTTTTACTTGGACCGGTTGCTATAGTTGGAATCCCGGCCGAAATTACAGTCGTAGGCGGAAGAAGATTAAGAAAAACTTTGCTAGACCAGCTTCAAAAATTTCAGGTTCAAAAAGTGATCCTTAGCTCTTATGCCAATGCTTATTGCGGTTATATCACAACTTTTGAAGAATATGAAGAACAAGCTTATGAAGGCGGACATACAGTTTATGGCAAATACACTCTGGCTGCTTTTCAAACTAAATTCAAAGAACTTTCCAAAGTATTTGAAACACTTCTTAAAAACAGACAGCTAAACTCAGAAAGTGAACCGGCAATTTTTCCGGATGAGGAGATTGCAGGAAGAACTTTTTCGGAGGATGAAATCTGATGCTTATGAAATTTGACCCACAAAAAAAATACGAATTTTACAAAAAAGCCTTTGAAGAAAAGAGCAAACCACTGGCATATTTAGATCAGGAGTTTTTTGAAGAAAATTGCCGTATGATTTTACAAAGGTCTGCCGGTAAAAAAATCAGAATAGCCTCTAAATCTATCCGATGCAAGTCCGTTTTGCATAAAATATTTGATTTTTCTACTCAATTTGAAGGGATTATGTCCTATTCGGCTGGGGAAGCACTTTTTCTTCTGGAAAGTGGGTTTGACAACATTCTTTTAGGCTATCCGGTTGTAAATAAATCCGAAATTGAAAAATTTATTCCCTGGCTTAAAAAAGGCAAAAATGTCTGTTTTATGGCAGACCTGAACAGACATATAGATATACTGGAAAGTATAGGTAAAAAAGAAAATATAGTTCTAAAGTGCTGTCTCGACATTGATATGTCTTACAGATTACCTTTTTTAAATTTTGGTGTTTGGCGTTCCTCAATAACCAATTTAGAAATGCTGGAAAAAAGAATTACTTTTTTAACAAACAAAAAAAATGTAAAGACTGTCGGCATAATGGGATATGAAGCTCAAATAGCCGGACTTGGGGATCAGCTGCATGGCCAATTTTTAAAATCCAAAGCCATCAATCTTTTAAAAAAAATATCAATTAAAAAATTACGGGCCTTTCGCGAAGATTCTATCAAATTGTTCGAAAGCAAAGGAATCCGGTTAGAATTTGTAAATGGCGGCGGAACAGGAAGCCTGGAAACCACTGTCACTGAAAAAGGAGTAACAGAAGTGACGGTC includes these proteins:
- a CDS encoding amino acid deaminase/aldolase — translated: MLMKFDPQKKYEFYKKAFEEKSKPLAYLDQEFFEENCRMILQRSAGKKIRIASKSIRCKSVLHKIFDFSTQFEGIMSYSAGEALFLLESGFDNILLGYPVVNKSEIEKFIPWLKKGKNVCFMADLNRHIDILESIGKKENIVLKCCLDIDMSYRLPFLNFGVWRSSITNLEMLEKRITFLTNKKNVKTVGIMGYEAQIAGLGDQLHGQFLKSKAINLLKKISIKKLRAFREDSIKLFESKGIRLEFVNGGGTGSLETTVTEKGVTEVTVGSGFYSPHLFDNYQSFKHLPAAAYMLEVVRKPKANIYTCMGGGYIASGESNNNKQPLPYLPPGFKTDPNEGNGEVQTPLHQKGNYKLSIGDPVCFRHAKAGELCEHFNILHFLKVNGDIEEMLTYRGEGKCFPA